In Candidatus Roseilinea sp., one DNA window encodes the following:
- a CDS encoding glucosyltransferase: MEVVIALHALCLILLSAYAFHQGVLLVLYLRPRPHNPASPTLRRRVCHDAPTVTVQIPLFNERYVAERIIAAAAAQDYPPDRLHIQVLDDSTDDTTEIARRAVACARQRGIHIELLHRTHRAGYKAGALAAGLARAKGELIAIFDADFLPAPDFLRRLICERRIFDDPRVGFVQTRWDYLNRDVSLLTRAQAMTLDVHFIIEQPVRSSNGLLMNFNGSGGIWRRACIEDAGGWQHDTLTEDLDLSYRAELRGWRGIYLDDESAPSELPNDVLAYKRQQARWARGTLQTVRKLLPAIVASPLPLHCKLAAWMHLTGYFIHPLILLMSVTAPLLMLHSLIAVQHGASIGMPVWVNAISLLSLAPIASMFAAHVARGRPVLQFLRDLPASLMLGIGVSFSNTVAMLKALCERHTGDFARTPKLHWSTPHAAPKAYLIRPDWTMWIELGLTLYITGMVISILRLGYWLSVVPMLIYMLGFGGVWLNQIVNVLRGGER; the protein is encoded by the coding sequence CCGCACAACCCTGCATCGCCGACGCTACGAAGACGGGTGTGCCACGACGCGCCGACCGTCACCGTTCAGATCCCCCTGTTCAACGAGCGCTACGTAGCCGAGCGGATCATCGCTGCTGCGGCGGCGCAGGACTACCCCCCCGACAGACTCCACATCCAAGTGCTGGACGACTCGACCGACGACACGACGGAGATCGCGCGCCGGGCCGTGGCATGCGCGCGTCAGCGCGGTATCCACATCGAGCTGCTGCACCGCACCCACCGTGCCGGCTACAAAGCCGGCGCGTTGGCCGCCGGACTGGCTCGTGCCAAGGGTGAGCTGATCGCCATCTTCGACGCCGATTTTCTGCCTGCGCCGGACTTCCTCCGCCGGCTGATCTGCGAACGACGCATCTTCGACGACCCACGTGTGGGCTTCGTGCAGACGCGCTGGGATTACCTCAACCGCGACGTAAGCCTGCTCACCCGGGCGCAGGCCATGACGCTGGACGTGCATTTCATCATCGAGCAGCCGGTGCGCAGCAGCAACGGTCTGCTCATGAACTTTAACGGCTCAGGCGGCATCTGGCGCCGCGCGTGCATCGAGGACGCCGGCGGCTGGCAACACGACACATTGACCGAGGACCTCGACCTAAGCTATCGCGCCGAGCTCCGCGGCTGGCGCGGCATCTATCTGGACGACGAGTCTGCACCGAGCGAACTGCCCAACGACGTGCTGGCCTACAAGCGCCAGCAGGCACGCTGGGCGCGTGGCACATTACAGACGGTGCGCAAACTGCTGCCGGCCATCGTCGCCTCCCCGCTGCCGCTGCATTGCAAACTCGCTGCCTGGATGCATCTGACCGGCTACTTCATCCATCCGCTCATCTTGCTGATGAGCGTGACTGCACCGCTGCTGATGCTGCACTCCCTGATTGCTGTCCAGCATGGCGCGTCTATCGGTATGCCCGTGTGGGTAAACGCGATCAGCCTGCTGAGCCTCGCACCGATCGCCTCGATGTTCGCTGCGCACGTCGCGCGTGGGCGCCCCGTGCTTCAATTCCTGCGCGACCTGCCGGCCTCGCTCATGCTCGGCATCGGCGTCTCCTTCTCTAACACCGTCGCTATGCTCAAGGCGCTCTGCGAAAGGCACACCGGCGATTTCGCACGGACACCGAAGCTGCACTGGAGCACTCCTCACGCTGCGCCTAAAGCCTACCTGATCCGGCCGGATTGGACGATGTGGATCGAGCTGGGGTTGACTTTGTACATCACCGGCATGGTGATCTCGATTCTGCGTCTGGGTTACTGGTTGTCGGTCGTGCCCATGCTCATCTACATGCTGGGCTTCGGCGGCGTGTGGCTCAACCAAATCGTGAACGTGCTGCGCG